One segment of Rhodopirellula baltica SH 1 DNA contains the following:
- a CDS encoding sialate O-acetylesterase, giving the protein MLAGIAIASCLMSLPGSTAQAELMMPAIFGDSMVVQRNEPVHIWGWTKPGQEVSVQLGDRAAKGKADDEGRFDVSVPALPAGGPYDLTVKADETKTFTDVLVGEVWICSGQSNMAWAVQSANDADLESLSADYPEIRLISVPQVGTQEPQRDFKGKWTAATPDTVKDFSAVGYFFGRQLHQTLDVPVGLIDNAWGGSAAEAWIPRDVLEADGKYESMLAGWDKRMANYDFDAMVKSWEEKHRKWVADGRKGNAPRRPRDDSAGNHRPANIYNGVLLPTIGYTIRGSIWYQGESNAGRAYEYRDLFPLMIQTWRDKWGQGDFPFYWVQLADFRSEVEEPTDSSWAELREAQTMTMSRLPNTGEAVILNLGESADIHPKNKQDVAKRLARWALAKDYGYDIPYRSPTYRDAKFEDNKAIVQFDHVGGGLDTFDVPELIGFTIAGEDQKFVHAKAKIVGKDTIEVSAESVSNPVAVRYAWADNPVCNVQSKEGLPMTPFRTDDWPGVTQPKD; this is encoded by the coding sequence TTGCTCGCAGGAATCGCGATCGCGAGTTGTCTGATGAGCCTGCCAGGCTCGACCGCACAGGCGGAATTGATGATGCCAGCGATCTTTGGCGATTCGATGGTCGTGCAGCGAAATGAGCCCGTTCACATCTGGGGCTGGACCAAGCCCGGCCAAGAAGTCAGCGTTCAACTGGGCGATCGAGCCGCCAAAGGCAAAGCCGACGACGAAGGAAGATTCGACGTTTCAGTCCCAGCCCTTCCTGCGGGCGGACCTTACGATTTGACGGTGAAGGCAGACGAGACCAAGACCTTCACCGATGTTCTGGTTGGCGAAGTTTGGATCTGCTCAGGGCAATCCAACATGGCTTGGGCCGTGCAAAGTGCCAACGATGCCGATCTGGAATCACTCTCTGCCGATTACCCAGAGATTCGTCTGATCTCGGTTCCCCAAGTCGGCACGCAAGAACCGCAACGTGACTTCAAGGGAAAATGGACGGCCGCCACTCCTGATACCGTCAAAGACTTCTCGGCTGTGGGATACTTCTTCGGTCGACAACTTCATCAAACATTGGATGTGCCAGTCGGTTTGATTGACAACGCTTGGGGCGGATCCGCGGCAGAAGCTTGGATTCCTCGCGATGTGCTGGAAGCCGACGGCAAGTACGAATCGATGCTGGCAGGTTGGGACAAACGCATGGCTAATTACGACTTTGATGCGATGGTCAAGTCGTGGGAAGAAAAGCATCGCAAGTGGGTAGCCGATGGTCGCAAAGGCAACGCGCCTCGGCGACCACGTGATGACTCGGCCGGCAACCATCGTCCCGCCAACATTTATAACGGCGTGTTGTTGCCAACCATTGGTTACACGATTCGTGGCTCAATTTGGTATCAGGGTGAATCAAACGCGGGACGAGCCTACGAGTATCGCGATTTGTTCCCGCTGATGATTCAAACTTGGCGAGACAAATGGGGACAAGGCGACTTCCCGTTCTACTGGGTCCAGCTAGCTGACTTCCGCTCGGAAGTCGAAGAGCCGACCGACAGCAGTTGGGCAGAACTTCGCGAAGCTCAAACGATGACGATGTCGCGATTGCCAAACACAGGCGAAGCTGTGATTTTGAACTTGGGCGAATCGGCTGACATTCACCCGAAGAACAAGCAAGACGTGGCCAAACGATTGGCTCGATGGGCACTGGCAAAGGACTATGGCTATGACATTCCCTATCGAAGCCCGACCTATCGCGACGCGAAGTTCGAGGACAACAAAGCAATCGTTCAGTTCGATCACGTCGGTGGTGGCTTGGACACGTTTGACGTTCCCGAGCTGATTGGATTCACCATCGCAGGCGAAGACCAAAAGTTCGTTCACGCGAAGGCCAAGATCGTCGGCAAGGACACCATCGAAGTGTCAGCAGAGTCCGTCTCGAATCCGGTTGCCGTGCGATATGCCTGGGCCGACAACCCAGTTTGCAATGTGCAAAGCAAAGAAGGTCTGCCGATGACTCCTTTCCGAACGGATGACTGGCCAGGCGTCACTCAACCGAAGGATTGA
- a CDS encoding sigma-70 family RNA polymerase sigma factor, translating into MTRSCKAFEDLLQQAQRPVLGHLIRLTGSVHAAQDVLQSANVTAMEKQNAFEEGTNFVAWLSQIAINHHRNQTRKLATSRSVVLIDDQLHEVIERRHRERVEQQRQHNDWQRLKHCVEQLPDHQRELIKLFYFDGQTLNQLAEHTGRKANAIGQALHRARQRLIRCVQRNQDPTDTDSIDVELLSDPPLSQQTAETP; encoded by the coding sequence TTGACTCGTTCGTGCAAGGCTTTCGAAGACCTGCTTCAGCAGGCCCAACGTCCTGTGCTTGGTCATTTGATCAGGCTGACCGGATCGGTCCACGCTGCGCAGGACGTGCTGCAATCAGCGAACGTCACCGCGATGGAAAAGCAAAACGCTTTTGAAGAAGGAACCAACTTTGTCGCCTGGTTGAGTCAGATTGCGATCAACCATCATCGAAATCAGACGCGAAAACTTGCCACGTCACGGTCTGTGGTGCTGATCGACGATCAACTTCATGAAGTCATCGAACGACGTCATCGCGAAAGGGTCGAACAACAGCGTCAACACAACGATTGGCAACGCTTGAAGCATTGCGTGGAACAACTGCCCGACCATCAGCGTGAACTGATCAAGCTCTTCTATTTCGATGGACAAACGTTGAACCAATTAGCCGAGCACACCGGACGCAAAGCCAATGCAATCGGCCAAGCCCTTCACCGGGCTCGCCAACGTTTGATTCGCTGCGTTCAACGGAACCAAGATCCGACGGACACCGATTCCATCGACGTCGAGCTTCTCTCCGATCCTCCCCTTTCTCAACAAACAGCGGAAACCCCATGA
- a CDS encoding PSD1 and planctomycete cytochrome C domain-containing protein: MSSRERIDQLLTAHSANELTAEEAGELRGILMSDSEALDHYLDLCDLDEALVSQNSIATPISPSPIASQHSSMRPFLAWCAAACALVVSNMLLLQTWTATNRSRVAMVDEIVTSSPEVDRTTTQTTNHSDGGRSSDRRTPNPWKVINSSGSMNHPALTAVSIPEFESAANRKLKFNRDIRPILSETCFHCHGPDEHGRRADLRLDTLEGATADLGGYQPIVPGNVQESEAWQRIISDDPDMLMPPPESHLALTQEQKTLLKRWIEEGAAYEGHWAFIPPTTPEVPTVDFTEEPSEKSWARNEIDFFVAQRLAEAGLAPSPEADARALIRRLSFDLTGLPPTPEEANAFVRDYQLHGETAYQETITRLLGSPHHGERMALPWLDQARYADTNGYSIDGGRHMWLWRDWVIQAYNDNMPFDQFLTEQLAGDMLPNPTESQLIATGFNRNHMITHEGGTIPEENLTNYVADRVKTTSEVFLGLTMGCAQCHDHKYDPISQHEYYQFFAFFNELQDHGLDGNSGRNAAPNIMAKTVLQTDELPQLESELEQRRVQLAKTTEGLEAWLESQRQEEERRGDQFRFVPIELLDVSSPNLRGAMEFDANGTVKIAQPSRGLNGMSHSLRFATEELTDGSPITGLRVSFHPRPGPAKPETEANKEDAAESTEPPMVLTPFDEAVPKVTTVLISATEQPADQVDYHRQLSFRKVTASTQADGHTAGSIRNESNERWWQPSTGQTEQHLTLTFDQPIDPQTTPYLSVLLVFGQGNSLPYEWQIQPFTGNDTDSRWSPSLVDAIQTPSDEWDVATRQTVLETFRQTSDQLQPLRTRINNLEERRDVLTGSFSTMVMNTAAKPRETFVLDRGQYDSPTDRVFPTTPEVLPELADKNETANRLDLARWLTDSQHPLTSRVAVNRIWSLFFGTGLVATSADFGSQGEYPSHPELLDYLATHFVEIGWDQQQLIREIVSSATYRQQSSATPEQIELDPKNRLLARGPRFRLPAEFIRDQALAVSDLLVPHVGGPSLQPYQPPALWKEVSHFGSTPATKQVFVQDHGEKLYRRSLYTIVKRTSPHPAMAAFDAPSRELCTMDRGATNTPIQALVTLNDPQFAEAARVLAERLWTESASNETSVSDLDRIDQAFTLVVGRKPNDEERDAVQSLLQTERERFAQSPQDALAAVSVGESPRLETLDPIEHAAWMQVATLLLNLSETLTRL, encoded by the coding sequence ATGAGTTCTCGGGAACGAATCGATCAATTGCTGACCGCTCACTCAGCAAACGAACTGACGGCTGAGGAAGCCGGCGAACTGCGTGGGATTTTGATGTCCGACAGCGAGGCCTTGGACCACTACCTTGATCTTTGTGATTTGGACGAAGCGTTGGTTTCGCAAAATTCGATCGCAACGCCAATTTCACCTTCGCCAATCGCATCCCAACACTCAAGCATGCGCCCGTTTCTTGCTTGGTGTGCCGCCGCCTGCGCATTGGTCGTTTCCAATATGCTTTTGTTGCAGACATGGACTGCAACGAACCGCTCACGTGTGGCGATGGTGGATGAAATCGTGACCTCATCCCCTGAGGTCGATCGCACGACGACCCAGACCACCAATCACTCCGACGGTGGGCGTTCCTCCGACCGACGTACCCCCAATCCTTGGAAGGTCATCAATTCCTCGGGTTCAATGAACCATCCTGCGTTGACCGCCGTGTCGATTCCTGAATTCGAATCCGCTGCCAATCGCAAGCTGAAATTCAATCGCGATATTCGTCCAATCCTTTCGGAAACCTGCTTCCACTGTCACGGTCCCGATGAACATGGTCGTCGAGCGGATTTGCGACTGGATACCTTGGAAGGTGCCACGGCGGATCTTGGCGGCTACCAACCGATTGTGCCTGGCAACGTGCAAGAGAGCGAAGCCTGGCAACGCATCATCAGCGACGATCCGGACATGTTGATGCCGCCCCCAGAATCTCATCTCGCTTTGACGCAGGAGCAAAAGACATTGCTAAAGCGTTGGATCGAAGAGGGTGCCGCCTATGAAGGCCACTGGGCGTTCATTCCACCGACGACGCCGGAAGTTCCAACGGTTGACTTCACCGAGGAACCATCCGAAAAGAGCTGGGCTCGCAACGAAATAGATTTCTTCGTGGCTCAACGTTTGGCCGAAGCTGGTTTAGCACCCTCACCGGAAGCTGACGCGAGAGCGTTGATTCGCCGATTGAGCTTTGACTTGACCGGTTTGCCACCGACCCCCGAAGAGGCCAACGCCTTCGTCCGCGATTACCAATTGCACGGCGAAACCGCCTATCAAGAAACGATCACGCGGCTGCTTGGTTCACCCCATCATGGCGAACGGATGGCACTTCCTTGGCTCGATCAAGCTCGCTACGCCGACACCAACGGCTATTCGATCGACGGCGGTCGTCACATGTGGTTGTGGCGAGACTGGGTGATCCAGGCCTACAACGACAACATGCCTTTTGATCAGTTCCTGACCGAACAGCTGGCGGGTGATATGCTTCCCAATCCAACCGAGTCGCAACTGATCGCGACGGGTTTCAATCGCAATCACATGATCACGCACGAAGGCGGCACGATTCCGGAGGAAAACCTCACAAACTATGTCGCCGATCGGGTGAAAACTACCAGCGAAGTCTTCCTGGGTTTGACGATGGGTTGTGCCCAATGCCATGACCACAAATACGATCCGATCTCACAGCACGAATACTATCAGTTCTTCGCATTCTTCAACGAGCTGCAAGATCATGGGTTGGATGGGAATTCGGGTCGCAATGCGGCTCCAAACATCATGGCCAAAACGGTGCTTCAAACTGACGAGTTGCCACAACTTGAATCAGAGCTGGAGCAACGACGTGTGCAATTGGCTAAAACCACGGAAGGGTTGGAAGCATGGCTGGAATCACAGCGACAGGAAGAAGAAAGACGCGGCGACCAGTTTCGGTTCGTGCCGATCGAACTGTTGGATGTCTCCTCGCCCAACCTTCGCGGTGCAATGGAGTTTGATGCAAACGGCACGGTGAAGATCGCTCAACCCAGCCGCGGATTGAATGGGATGAGTCACTCGCTGCGATTCGCGACGGAAGAACTGACTGACGGATCACCGATCACCGGCCTTCGTGTCTCCTTTCACCCGCGACCCGGTCCCGCCAAACCCGAAACGGAAGCAAACAAAGAAGATGCAGCCGAGTCGACTGAACCACCCATGGTCCTGACGCCTTTTGACGAGGCGGTCCCCAAGGTCACCACCGTTTTGATCTCGGCGACGGAACAACCAGCGGACCAGGTTGATTACCACCGTCAGTTGTCATTCCGAAAAGTCACCGCGAGCACTCAAGCGGACGGACACACAGCAGGATCGATTCGGAATGAAAGCAATGAACGTTGGTGGCAACCTTCGACGGGTCAAACAGAACAACATCTTACGTTGACTTTCGATCAACCGATTGATCCTCAAACGACACCGTATCTGAGCGTGCTGCTGGTCTTCGGCCAGGGCAACTCGCTCCCGTACGAATGGCAAATCCAACCATTCACTGGCAATGACACCGACAGTCGTTGGAGCCCTTCACTGGTCGATGCCATTCAAACGCCTTCCGATGAATGGGACGTCGCGACACGACAAACAGTCCTCGAAACGTTTCGTCAAACGAGCGATCAGCTCCAACCTTTGCGAACCCGGATCAACAACCTGGAGGAACGCCGCGACGTGTTGACCGGCTCGTTCTCAACCATGGTGATGAACACCGCCGCGAAACCTCGCGAAACGTTTGTGCTCGACCGCGGCCAATATGACTCACCCACGGACCGCGTCTTTCCAACGACTCCCGAAGTGCTGCCCGAACTCGCCGATAAGAATGAGACAGCGAACCGTTTGGACTTGGCTCGTTGGTTGACCGATTCCCAGCATCCACTCACCTCTCGCGTGGCGGTCAATCGCATTTGGTCGTTGTTCTTTGGTACCGGATTGGTCGCCACATCAGCCGACTTTGGTTCGCAAGGAGAATACCCCAGCCATCCAGAATTGCTGGATTATCTGGCGACACATTTCGTCGAGATCGGTTGGGACCAACAACAACTGATTCGCGAAATTGTTAGCAGTGCAACCTACCGCCAACAATCCTCTGCCACACCGGAACAGATCGAACTCGATCCTAAGAATCGGTTGCTTGCACGCGGGCCTCGGTTCCGTCTGCCAGCCGAATTCATTCGCGATCAAGCTCTCGCGGTCAGCGATCTGCTCGTGCCACATGTGGGCGGTCCCAGTTTGCAACCGTATCAACCGCCGGCGCTTTGGAAAGAAGTCAGCCACTTTGGTAGCACGCCCGCGACCAAACAAGTCTTCGTTCAGGACCACGGCGAGAAGCTGTATCGACGCAGCCTCTACACGATTGTCAAACGAACCAGTCCTCATCCGGCGATGGCCGCCTTCGATGCACCCAGCCGTGAATTGTGCACGATGGATCGCGGGGCGACGAACACGCCCATCCAAGCACTCGTGACCCTGAACGATCCGCAGTTCGCTGAAGCAGCTCGCGTATTGGCCGAGCGTTTGTGGACCGAATCCGCCTCAAACGAGACATCCGTTTCAGATCTCGATCGCATCGATCAGGCTTTCACTCTGGTCGTCGGTCGAAAGCCCAACGACGAAGAGCGTGACGCCGTGCAGTCACTGCTGCAAACCGAACGTGAACGTTTCGCTCAATCACCTCAGGATGCCTTGGCCGCCGTGTCGGTTGGCGAATCGCCCCGCTTAGAAACACTTGATCCCATCGAACATGCGGCATGGATGCAAGTCGCAACGTTGCTGCTGAATTTGAGCGAAACGCTGACTCGACTTTGA
- a CDS encoding DUF1501 domain-containing protein translates to MNQSLIHELGLRQSQMMTRRSLFGSSAAGLGAMALGKLLASEANPNAASSGGQIQTNLASGLPHFAPKAKRVIYLFQSGGPSHIDLFDHKEELEQLHGTNLPDSIRGGQRLTGMTSRQSQFPVVKPLWGGKRCGQHGTWVGNLLPHLQEITDDISIVRSMWTEAINHDPAVTYINTGSQQMGHASMGAWLSYGLGSENEDFPAYMVLLSQGSGKNPGQPLFSRLWGSGYLPSSHQGVMLRPGANPVLYLKNPNGVSRDSRRELLNTLGRMNQMHSEATGDPETLARIEAYEMAYRMQTSVPELTDVSDEPESTFELYGEDARRPGSYAANCLLARRMAERGVRFIQLFHRGWDQHISIRNQLPRQCKDVDQASAALIQDLKRLGMLDDTLVIWGGEFGRTVYCQGQLDNPSSGRDHHGRCFTTWMAGGGVKAGFDYGTTDEFSYNIVENPVHIRDLNATVLNLLGIDHERFTFKFRGLSQRLTGVEEAHVIRDLIG, encoded by the coding sequence ATGAACCAATCATTGATTCACGAACTCGGATTGCGACAATCGCAAATGATGACTCGCCGATCGCTCTTTGGCAGTTCGGCCGCGGGTCTTGGTGCGATGGCACTGGGAAAGCTTCTGGCGTCCGAAGCCAATCCCAACGCGGCTTCGTCAGGCGGTCAGATCCAAACGAATCTAGCCTCGGGGTTGCCACACTTTGCCCCCAAAGCCAAACGAGTCATTTATCTGTTTCAATCTGGCGGACCGAGTCACATTGACCTGTTTGATCACAAAGAGGAACTGGAACAATTGCACGGCACCAATCTGCCTGATTCCATTCGCGGCGGGCAGCGACTGACCGGGATGACGTCGCGTCAGAGTCAGTTCCCCGTCGTCAAACCATTGTGGGGTGGCAAACGTTGTGGCCAGCACGGAACTTGGGTTGGCAACTTGCTGCCACACTTGCAAGAGATCACCGATGACATTTCGATCGTGCGATCGATGTGGACCGAAGCGATCAACCACGATCCCGCGGTGACCTACATCAACACTGGATCACAGCAAATGGGTCACGCATCCATGGGTGCGTGGCTGAGCTATGGGCTGGGTTCTGAAAATGAAGACTTCCCCGCCTACATGGTGCTGCTCAGCCAAGGCAGTGGAAAGAACCCCGGCCAACCTTTGTTTTCGCGGTTGTGGGGCAGCGGCTATCTGCCCTCCAGCCATCAAGGCGTGATGCTTCGTCCCGGTGCCAACCCGGTCCTGTATCTCAAGAACCCCAATGGCGTTTCGCGTGACTCACGTCGAGAGCTCTTGAACACGCTTGGACGAATGAACCAAATGCATTCGGAAGCCACGGGCGATCCCGAGACACTGGCTCGCATCGAAGCCTACGAGATGGCTTATCGCATGCAGACATCGGTACCAGAACTGACGGACGTCTCGGACGAACCGGAATCCACGTTTGAACTTTATGGCGAAGACGCCCGGCGTCCCGGTTCATACGCTGCGAACTGTTTGCTGGCCCGACGCATGGCCGAACGCGGGGTGCGTTTCATCCAGTTGTTCCATCGCGGATGGGATCAACACATTTCGATTCGCAATCAATTGCCGCGGCAATGCAAGGATGTCGATCAAGCCTCCGCCGCATTGATCCAAGACCTCAAGCGATTAGGAATGCTCGATGACACCCTGGTGATTTGGGGAGGTGAGTTTGGTCGCACCGTCTACTGCCAAGGCCAACTGGACAACCCCAGTTCAGGTCGCGATCACCACGGACGTTGCTTCACAACTTGGATGGCCGGCGGCGGCGTGAAAGCTGGTTTTGACTATGGAACGACGGATGAGTTCTCCTACAACATCGTTGAAAATCCGGTCCACATCCGCGATCTGAACGCAACCGTGTTGAACCTGTTGGGAATCGATCACGAACGGTTCACGTTCAAGTTCCGGGGGCTCAGTCAACGACTCACCGGTGTCGAAGAAGCCCACGTGATTCGCGATCTCATCGGGTGA
- a CDS encoding O-antigen ligase family protein, translating into MSPPAGTSLLEEPVDQDFDEQIDQSTPSHRGALEGLFALACPLLLILAVALNPLDQSDSTPAGSAGAGLTMEVALKLLLSGAVGSVALLGWILCPAVRQRLMKFPGWILVALGGVFVVTSTVAFGPAATVSRAAAMISCVYIVFIAVTLQFLTLRQTLQCVLVGLVLHLMAAWCLYLGGGETAVYQEELGQSLIIERMGSTAHPNSLGRIGALAILVCLGLWRTRNRPLTPILIATMGFVFVISSATMFESMSRTAVVSCAASVLAVMIDRLANRRGLAMGLCVVMGICLLMLAVGLLSEGSDVGSRVVAVGTKTGDVNELTSATGRTEIWAEAIRFIAQRPLTGWGLNSAPLLLEDFSYHTHNLLLHAIFSAGIFAGICVSVLVAWTVYHAFTVVDPMFRGIAAYICVSGLFEDTAFETFPFASTLLWLLVLLAASVEMPRSDESDNVLSDQLASDLTR; encoded by the coding sequence ATGTCCCCCCCGGCAGGAACGTCGCTCTTGGAAGAACCCGTCGACCAAGACTTTGACGAGCAAATCGACCAATCGACGCCTTCGCATCGCGGTGCTTTGGAAGGATTGTTTGCGCTGGCATGTCCGCTGCTATTGATCCTTGCCGTCGCATTGAATCCGCTGGATCAATCCGACTCGACTCCGGCCGGTTCGGCCGGTGCTGGTTTGACGATGGAGGTGGCTTTGAAACTGCTGTTGTCGGGCGCGGTTGGCTCAGTTGCCTTGTTGGGTTGGATACTTTGCCCGGCGGTTCGCCAACGCCTCATGAAATTCCCAGGTTGGATTTTGGTGGCGCTGGGTGGCGTCTTTGTCGTGACCAGCACGGTGGCTTTTGGTCCTGCTGCAACCGTGTCTCGAGCCGCGGCGATGATCAGTTGTGTATACATCGTCTTCATTGCGGTGACGCTGCAGTTCTTGACGCTACGACAAACGCTTCAGTGCGTGCTGGTCGGTTTGGTGCTGCATCTGATGGCGGCGTGGTGTTTGTACCTGGGCGGTGGCGAGACGGCGGTCTATCAAGAAGAATTGGGGCAGTCTCTTATCATCGAGCGCATGGGCAGCACGGCGCACCCCAACTCACTCGGGCGCATTGGTGCCTTGGCAATTCTGGTTTGTTTAGGACTTTGGCGAACGAGAAACCGTCCGCTCACTCCTATCCTGATCGCAACGATGGGATTCGTTTTCGTGATCTCAAGCGCGACAATGTTTGAATCAATGAGTCGAACCGCGGTGGTTTCGTGTGCCGCATCCGTGTTGGCTGTGATGATTGATCGGTTGGCCAATCGTCGCGGGTTGGCAATGGGTTTGTGCGTTGTGATGGGGATCTGTTTGTTGATGCTGGCGGTTGGATTGTTGTCGGAGGGTTCCGATGTCGGCAGCCGCGTGGTCGCCGTTGGCACCAAGACCGGTGACGTGAATGAACTGACTTCAGCCACCGGGCGAACGGAGATATGGGCGGAAGCGATTCGCTTCATCGCTCAGCGACCGCTGACCGGATGGGGGCTCAATAGCGCGCCGTTGTTGCTGGAAGATTTTTCATATCACACGCACAATCTGTTGTTGCACGCGATTTTTTCGGCGGGAATCTTTGCCGGTATCTGTGTCTCGGTGCTGGTCGCGTGGACGGTGTATCACGCGTTCACGGTCGTCGACCCTATGTTCCGTGGAATCGCGGCCTACATCTGTGTCTCGGGGCTGTTTGAAGACACCGCGTTTGAAACATTCCCATTCGCGTCGACGCTGTTATGGTTGCTGGTGTTGCTCGCCGCATCGGTCGAGATGCCGCGATCGGACGAATCGGACAATGTCTTGTCAGATCAATTGGCCAGCGACCTCACCCGATGA
- a CDS encoding ArsR/SmtB family transcription factor, protein MTTPPPEPNEMQCAGYLKALGDPLRLQIVRALQGGPLSVSDLAILVEQEIGTVSHHLRVLFHADLVQTQREGKFIYYSLKEGMLPSRGKSKQTALNLGCCKLDMGPMID, encoded by the coding sequence ATGACCACTCCACCACCCGAACCGAATGAGATGCAGTGTGCGGGCTACTTGAAGGCACTCGGCGACCCGTTGCGTCTGCAAATCGTGCGTGCTTTGCAAGGCGGCCCGCTGAGTGTTTCTGACCTGGCCATCTTGGTGGAACAAGAAATCGGCACCGTCTCGCACCACTTGCGAGTCCTCTTTCACGCCGATTTGGTGCAGACCCAGCGGGAAGGGAAGTTCATCTATTACTCGCTGAAAGAAGGCATGCTGCCCAGTCGTGGGAAGTCGAAACAAACCGCATTGAACCTCGGTTGCTGCAAACTCGACATGGGCCCGATGATTGACTGA
- a CDS encoding GTP-binding protein, translating to MPQPIEFIMIGGFLGAGKTTLIARLAKQLQAEGKHVCIVTNDQAAGLVDTQLLKSQGLEVNEVAGSCFCCNFDGLTDAMEEFENRQRPDVVLAEPVGSCTDLIATIAVPMMERLGEKFVHRPYAVVLKPNHGKKILSGVGGGFSEKAEYIFRKQLEESEIILLNRIDELSEEDVQSLKEQLNEQYPGRKVIPLSAKTGENLDVLYEAFQGNAAPRDSMMEVDYDVYADGEAELGWLNATVNFKSEHAFALDELSVGLVDELRQRLLSLGAEPGHLKVLCSDNEADDQPVSVANLIDSDSQTVLSIASGTNTPTAKAIINARVRLAPESLTEEVQQVVQSVASRLNAETETTQLDSFRPGRPEPTYRSA from the coding sequence ATGCCCCAGCCCATTGAATTCATCATGATCGGCGGTTTTTTGGGAGCCGGCAAAACCACGCTCATCGCACGACTGGCGAAACAGTTGCAAGCCGAAGGCAAGCACGTTTGCATCGTGACGAACGATCAAGCTGCCGGTTTGGTCGACACGCAATTGCTCAAAAGCCAAGGGTTGGAGGTCAACGAAGTTGCCGGATCTTGTTTCTGTTGCAACTTCGATGGTTTGACCGATGCGATGGAAGAATTCGAAAACCGACAACGCCCCGATGTGGTTCTCGCAGAACCGGTTGGAAGCTGCACTGACTTGATCGCAACCATCGCGGTCCCAATGATGGAACGTTTGGGCGAAAAGTTTGTGCATCGTCCCTATGCCGTGGTTCTAAAACCCAATCATGGAAAGAAGATTCTTTCGGGTGTTGGCGGAGGATTTTCTGAGAAAGCCGAATACATCTTTCGCAAGCAACTCGAAGAGTCCGAGATCATCCTGCTCAACCGCATCGATGAATTGTCCGAGGAAGACGTGCAATCGCTCAAGGAACAATTGAACGAGCAGTACCCAGGTCGCAAAGTCATCCCGTTGTCAGCCAAGACCGGCGAGAATTTGGATGTTTTGTACGAAGCCTTTCAAGGCAACGCGGCACCTCGTGATTCAATGATGGAAGTTGACTATGACGTGTACGCCGACGGCGAAGCCGAACTTGGTTGGCTCAACGCAACGGTGAACTTCAAAAGCGAGCACGCGTTTGCACTCGATGAACTCAGCGTGGGATTGGTCGATGAACTGCGACAACGTTTGCTGTCACTGGGTGCCGAACCGGGACACTTGAAGGTGCTCTGCAGCGACAACGAAGCGGATGATCAACCAGTCAGCGTTGCAAACTTGATCGACAGCGATTCGCAAACTGTTTTGTCGATTGCCTCTGGCACAAACACTCCAACGGCAAAAGCGATCATCAACGCTCGAGTTCGCCTGGCGCCGGAATCTTTGACCGAAGAAGTTCAGCAGGTTGTCCAATCGGTGGCGTCTCGTTTGAATGCCGAGACCGAAACAACTCAACTAGACAGCTTTCGTCCCGGTCGTCCAGAACCGACCTACCGCAGCGCGTGA